In Dioscorea cayenensis subsp. rotundata cultivar TDr96_F1 chromosome 9, TDr96_F1_v2_PseudoChromosome.rev07_lg8_w22 25.fasta, whole genome shotgun sequence, a genomic segment contains:
- the LOC120269393 gene encoding bifunctional bis(5'-adenosyl)-triphosphatase/adenylylsulfatase FHIT, with protein MLSFARSLLLLQLPNNSALVALALDRRFRCARSFLHRPLCARAEMEPEPETYKFGPYKISGSEVFFRTELSFAFVNLRPVVPGHVLVCPRREVKRFVDLTADETIDLWLTAKKIGDQLESYHRASSLTFTIQDGPQAGQTVPHVHIHILPRKTGDFENNDEIYDAIDKEEKELKKKLDLDEERKDRTADEMAREADNYRVLFS; from the exons ATGCTAAGCTTTGCTCGCTCGCTACTCCTCCTTCAGCTGCCCAACAACTCAGCGCTCGTTGCGCTCGCGCTTGATCGGCGCTTCCGGTGCGCGCGTAGCTTCTTGCACCGTCCCTTGTGCGCCAGAGCGGAGATGGAGCCGGAGCCGGAGACGTATAAGTTTGGGCCGTACAAGATCAGCGGCAGCGAGGTCTTCTTCCGCACCGAGCTTTCCTTTGCCTTTGTCAACCTCCGCCCTGTCGTTCCTGGT CATGTGCTTGTGTGTCCAAGGCGTGAAGTGAAGCGCTTTGTGGATCTTACCGCTGACGAGACTATTGACTTATGGCTTACTGCAAAGAAAATTGGTGACCAGCTGGAGAGCTATCACAGGGCATCCTCACTGACATTTACTATCCAG GATGGACCCCAAGCAGGCCAGACAGTTCCACATGTGCATATTCATATTCTTCCAAGGAAAACTGGCGACTTTGAGAATAATGATGAAATTTATGATGCT ATTGACAAAGAGGAGAAGGAGCTAAAGAAAAAGCTTGACCTCGATGAGGAGCGGAAAGACAGAACTGCCGATGAAATGGCCCGTGAGGCTGATAACTATCGAGTCCTCTTCTcgtaa
- the LOC120269392 gene encoding protein LURP-one-related 5-like, producing MGRIYPAENRIDDEKPVVRSHRVSSWTVWKKSSMAFQGTDGFSVYDSNGGLAFRVDNYSRRHKRLAGELVLMDGAGAVLFALRPQIFSMHDQWNGFKEEKEGLRAGSKRHVFSMRKRSVLQSSDETDVFMVSSGGHLSPKPDYRIEGCFWRRNCKIRGSSGEVLAKISRKKANSSTILSDDVFSLTVEQGADCELIMAFMVVLDRICQKPFSPILCSSNAVH from the exons ATGGGTAGAATTTATCCAGCGGAGAACAGAATAGACGACGAAAAGCCAGTGGTGCGAAGCCACCGCGTAAGCTCATGGACAGTGTGGAAGAAGTCGAGCATGGCATTTCAAGGCACAGATGGTTTCTCAGTGTATGATAGCAATGGAGGACTAGCTTTCAGAGTAGATAACTACTCGAGAAGACACAAACGTCTCGCCGGTGAACTCGTGCTCATGGACGGTGCTGGTGCCGTCCTTTTCGCTCTCCGACCACAG ATATTCAGCATGCATGATCAGTGGAATGgattcaaagaagaaaaagaaggattgAGAGCAGGATCAAAAAGGCATGTTTTCTCAATGAGGAAGAGATCAGTGCTTCAGAGCAGCGACGAAACAGATGTGTTTATGGTGAGTTCAGGGGGACATCTTTCGCCGAAGCCAGATTATCGCATAGAGGGCTGTTTCTGGAGAAGAAACTGCAAGATTCGGGGAAGCTCCGGCGAGGTGCTGGCGAAGATATCACGGAAGAAGGCAAACAGCTCAACGATCCTGAGTGACGATGTTTTTAGTCTGACAGTCGAGCAAGGAGCAGATTGTGAGCTGATCATGGCTTTCATGGTTGTCTTGGACAGGATTTGTCAAAAACCATTCAGTCCCATTTTGTGTTCTAGCAATGCAGTCCATTGA